ACAATATTTTTTTAATTATTTTTGGGCGGCTTCTGCAGGGGGCCGGGGCTATTGCCAGTACCTTAACCGCGTTACTGGCAGACCTTACTCGGGAGGAGCACCGCAGCAAGGCTATGGCGGCGATTGGCGGCAGTATCGGTATTGCGTTTGCGTTGGCGATGATTCTTGGGCCGGCCATCGCTGCAGGGGTGGGCTTGTCCGGCTTATTTCTGGTGACCTCCGGATTGGCGTTTGCCAGTATTTTGTTAGTGATTTTTTTAGTGCCTTCGCCCCCGCGCCAATATTCAGATGCTGATGCCCAAGCCATGACGGGGTTGCTTGGTCGCTGTTTGCGCGATCCACAATTGATGCGCTTGAATGTGGGGATCTTTGTGCTGCACGGTATATTAATGGCGATCTTTGTGGTGGTGCCGGGCTTGCTTGAGCAGCAGGGTCTGGTGGCGGCAAGTCATTGGCAAGTGTATCTCCCGGTTATGGGTTTGGCATTTGTGTTGATGCTACCGTTGATGATCGTCGCGGAAAAGCAGGGCAAGTCCAAGGCGGTGTTTTTACTGTCAATTGGGGGCTTGGTCGTGAGTATGTTTTTTGCCTCGTTAGTGTGGGCCAACTTCTGGGGGGTGGTGCTCGTACTGTTGGTATTCTTTATAGGCTTTAATTTGCTTGAGGCGAGCCTGCCGTCGTTAGTCAGTAAGATGGTGTATCCCGGCGGTAAAGGCACCGCGATGGGGGTGTATTCTACCTTCCAGTTTATGGGGGCATTCTGCGGTGGTGTGTTGGGCGGTTGGTTAGTTGGACACTGGGGAGGCGCGGTGGTGTTTGTTGCAGCGGGGTTAGTGGCGCTGGTTTGGTTGCTGTTGGCATGGGGGATGACGTTGCCAGCGGCGTCAAAAAGTTTGGTGATTGCTTGGCAATTTGGTGAGTGGGATGCGTCCCGTTTGCGAGGCGAGTTAATGGTTTTAACAGGTGCCATTGAATTGACCGTGTTGGAAAAGGAGCAAACCGCGTATTTTCGTGTTTCAGACGCCTTTGACCGTACGCAATTGCCGCAGGGTTTGGAATGGCGGGCTTAATGGCTTACCGGTATAGTGGTGGTTTAATTTCGCTGACCGATGACAGGAATAATAGGAGATAGCGCATGGCGCGTGGCGTAAACAAAGTAATTATAGTGGGTAATCTAGGTCAGGATCCTGAAACTCGATATATGCCTTCTGGTGGCGCGGTGACTAACGTGACGGTGGCGACGAGTGAAAACTGGAAAGATAAGCAGACTGGTCAGCCGCAAGAACGAACAGAGTGGCATCGGGTGGTGTTTTTTAATCGCTTGGCCGAAATTGCGGGTGAGTACCTGAAAAAAGGCTCAAAGGTCTATGTTGAAGGCTCGCTCCGAACGCGAAAATGGCAGGGGCAGGACGGCCAAGATCGTTACACCACTGAAATTGTCGCGGGTGAAATGCAAATGCTCGACAGCCGTGGTGGTGGCGGTGGAAGTGGCAGCGGTGGCTATGATGATTATGCTGCTCCACAACAGCAGCGGGCTCCTCAGCAATCGCGCCCAGCAGCACCTCGGCCCCAGTCGAATAATACGCCTCCACCTGCAAATGATCCTCCTTCCAGCGGCGGTTTTGACGACTTTGACGACGACATCCCGTTTTAGGCAGGGAGGGTAAACTACTATTGAAAACCGGGCGGCTACAGCGTGTCCCGGTTTTCTCCACGCTGTATTCCACGATTCCTCCTTGCCAATATTCTTTGGCTTAAGTACTGTTGTACGCCCGGTAGCGGCCATTAAATGGCTGTTAAAACAATCTCTTGGCGCGAGCCAACTTAAGTGAATTCGCTGCTGTGAATGTGGTTTTAATTTCTGAAAGTGCCGCGCTTCGGCATGCTTTCCAAGCTCAGTTTTCAGCTCGAGGGCGAAGCTTGGCGACAATAATGCCTGCGGATATTGAGTCAATCGGTGACGATGTTCTAGTTGATGCTTGTGTGGTTGATGCGGGATTTCTGTCACAACTGCAAACGCAAGCTCTGGAACCCGCTGAGTTGACGGTATTATTGGCCGCCCGGCGCCGCTTTTATCGTCGTTGTGCAGCGAGTGCTGGCAGGGTGATGTTGTTAAGTGACGGTCGGGTATTCGATGCCGAGAATGTAACTGGTAATGAATACGATGAAACGCAGGTTGTCAGTCCCGGCAGTGAGCCGGGAAAACAATTACAGGCGTTGGAGCAAGTACTTTTTGATACGACGGATACGGCTTTGGTATTGCGCTCGGGGCCGCTGATTGCTGGAGAGGGTGAAGGCTTTATTCAACGTTATTTACAGCATTTTCAGGCAGGTCAACCTCTGCAGCTGGATAACGAAATACCCTGTTGCCCAACGCCGCTAGTCGATTTTGTTAGGGTGGTGTCGGGAATGATTGACCAGTTGAGCTGCGGCGCAAATTGCCATGGTGTTTATCATTACAACAGCAGTGGTCGCAGTACCGCCTATGAATTTGCCGAAGTTGTCTACGCGTTTGCTTCGCAGTTGTTGAGCTTGCCCGAGGGGGAAGTGCAGGCATTGGCATCTGGAGAGGGTAGCCAGAGTTGGTCGCCCTTAGTGCCGATGCTGGATTGCGAACGGCTATTGTCTGATTTTGGCATTAAGCAATTGCCATGGCGGGCGTATTTGCCAAAAATTATCAAAGCGCTTTGCGAGGAGCCCGATAAATGAGTGCAAGCAACGAGTTCCAGCCCTTAGGGGTTGCGGTGTTAACGGTATCGGATACCAGGGATGAAAGTAGTGATAGCTCTGGTCAGTACCTTGCTGAAGCATTGCGTGGTGCAGGGCATCACCTGCAAGACAAAAAAATTGTGAAGGATGATATTTACCAGATTCGTGCCCAGGTGTCAGCGTGGATAGCCGATGGTAATATCGATGTGATACTGACTACTGGCGGCACCGGCTTTTCTGGCCGGGACTCCACGCCCGAGGCTATTGCGGTACTGTTTGATAAAACCATTGATGGCTTTGGTGAGTGCTTTCGAGCGGTTTCGTATACTGAAATTGGCTCCTCTACTATCCAGTCGAGGGCGCTAGCAGGCTTGGCAAATGATACTGTGATTTTTTGTGTGCCGGGTTCTACTGGCGCCTGCAAAACGGCTTGGCAGGCGTTGATTGCAGAGCAGTTGGATAGCCGCCATCGCCCCTGTAACTTTGTAGGGGTATTACATACCCGGCAAAACCAT
The DNA window shown above is from Spongiibacter sp. IMCC21906 and carries:
- a CDS encoding sugar nucleotide-binding protein, which codes for MPADIESIGDDVLVDACVVDAGFLSQLQTQALEPAELTVLLAARRRFYRRCAASAGRVMLLSDGRVFDAENVTGNEYDETQVVSPGSEPGKQLQALEQVLFDTTDTALVLRSGPLIAGEGEGFIQRYLQHFQAGQPLQLDNEIPCCPTPLVDFVRVVSGMIDQLSCGANCHGVYHYNSSGRSTAYEFAEVVYAFASQLLSLPEGEVQALASGEGSQSWSPLVPMLDCERLLSDFGIKQLPWRAYLPKIIKALCEEPDK
- the moaB gene encoding molybdenum cofactor biosynthesis protein B, encoding MSASNEFQPLGVAVLTVSDTRDESSDSSGQYLAEALRGAGHHLQDKKIVKDDIYQIRAQVSAWIADGNIDVILTTGGTGFSGRDSTPEAIAVLFDKTIDGFGECFRAVSYTEIGSSTIQSRALAGLANDTVIFCVPGSTGACKTAWQALIAEQLDSRHRPCNFVGVLHTRQNHIQQ
- the ssb gene encoding single-stranded DNA-binding protein; translation: MARGVNKVIIVGNLGQDPETRYMPSGGAVTNVTVATSENWKDKQTGQPQERTEWHRVVFFNRLAEIAGEYLKKGSKVYVEGSLRTRKWQGQDGQDRYTTEIVAGEMQMLDSRGGGGGSGSGGYDDYAAPQQQRAPQQSRPAAPRPQSNNTPPPANDPPSSGGFDDFDDDIPF
- a CDS encoding MFS transporter, producing MSHSSMTAIERRAVVSLAMVYAFRMLGLFSLLPVLALYADEYQFSTPVLVGLALGIYGLGQACLQLPMGMLSDRIGRKPVIIFGLLLFVAGGVLAASADNIFLIIFGRLLQGAGAIASTLTALLADLTREEHRSKAMAAIGGSIGIAFALAMILGPAIAAGVGLSGLFLVTSGLAFASILLVIFLVPSPPRQYSDADAQAMTGLLGRCLRDPQLMRLNVGIFVLHGILMAIFVVVPGLLEQQGLVAASHWQVYLPVMGLAFVLMLPLMIVAEKQGKSKAVFLLSIGGLVVSMFFASLVWANFWGVVLVLLVFFIGFNLLEASLPSLVSKMVYPGGKGTAMGVYSTFQFMGAFCGGVLGGWLVGHWGGAVVFVAAGLVALVWLLLAWGMTLPAASKSLVIAWQFGEWDASRLRGELMVLTGAIELTVLEKEQTAYFRVSDAFDRTQLPQGLEWRA